One window from the genome of Spirosoma rhododendri encodes:
- the uxuA gene encoding mannonate dehydratase, with product MQHTMRWFGPADPVPLMTLRQAGCTGVVTALHQIPVGDEWSVEAIQERIALIETDNDRYCPLHWSVVESLPVHEAIKKALPERDQYIATYRASLRNLAQCGIKTVCYNFMPVLDWSRTNLSFEMPDGSRGLRFVWEDFAVFDLFILRRPGAVADYDPAVVEAARQQHATMSDEAITALANTVLLGLPGSGEAFSFDSFQARLDEYKAIGDTQLRENLYYFIREVAPLAQELGVRLCIHPDDPPMPLLGLPRVVSTEADIAQLFAACDVSANGLTFCTGSLGVRADNDLPGMAERFGSRIHFIHLRSTKREPVDLPGALTFHEADHLTGDVDMYAVVRALVLEEQRREQAGESVTAIPMRPDHGHQMMDDLTKTTYPGYSAIGRLRGLAELRGIELGIRRSL from the coding sequence ATGCAACATACGATGCGCTGGTTTGGCCCCGCCGATCCGGTTCCGCTGATGACCCTCCGGCAGGCTGGCTGTACGGGCGTGGTTACAGCTTTACACCAGATTCCGGTCGGCGATGAATGGTCGGTCGAGGCTATTCAGGAGCGAATTGCCCTGATCGAAACCGACAACGACCGCTATTGCCCGCTTCACTGGTCGGTGGTGGAAAGCCTGCCGGTTCACGAAGCCATCAAGAAAGCCCTGCCCGAACGCGATCAATACATCGCCACCTACCGGGCGTCGCTGCGAAATCTGGCACAGTGCGGCATCAAAACGGTCTGTTATAATTTCATGCCCGTGCTCGACTGGTCGCGCACGAATCTGTCGTTCGAGATGCCCGACGGGTCGCGGGGCCTGCGGTTTGTCTGGGAAGATTTTGCCGTGTTCGACCTGTTCATTCTCCGGCGACCCGGTGCGGTAGCGGACTATGACCCGGCTGTCGTTGAAGCCGCCCGGCAACAGCACGCTACCATGTCCGACGAGGCTATCACGGCGCTGGCCAATACGGTACTGCTGGGACTGCCCGGTTCGGGCGAAGCCTTTTCGTTTGATTCGTTTCAGGCCCGGCTCGACGAGTATAAGGCCATCGGCGACACGCAGCTACGCGAAAACCTGTACTATTTCATTCGGGAAGTGGCCCCGCTGGCGCAGGAACTGGGCGTGCGGCTGTGTATTCACCCCGACGATCCGCCGATGCCGCTGCTGGGTTTGCCCCGCGTGGTCAGTACCGAAGCCGATATTGCCCAGCTGTTTGCCGCCTGCGACGTATCGGCTAATGGGCTGACGTTTTGTACGGGGTCGCTGGGGGTACGGGCTGATAATGATCTGCCCGGTATGGCCGAACGGTTCGGATCGCGCATTCACTTTATTCACCTCCGCTCCACAAAGCGCGAACCCGTCGATCTGCCCGGTGCGCTGACATTCCACGAAGCCGATCACCTGACGGGCGACGTGGATATGTATGCGGTGGTGCGGGCGCTGGTGCTAGAAGAGCAACGTCGCGAACAGGCGGGCGAATCCGTCACGGCGATTCCAATGCGCCCCGACCACGGTCATCAGATGATGGACGATCTGACCAAAACAACATACCCCGGTTATTCCGCCATCGGTCGCCTGCGCGGCCTGGCCGAACTCCGGGGTATTGAACTGGGAATCAGGAGAAGTTTATAG
- a CDS encoding MFS transporter, with translation MRPADMSSPPVSLNPTTTHPMSKYRWTIVALLFVATTVNYLDRQVISLLKPLLAKEFGWTESDYGDIVIAFTLAYGTSTLLVGHIIDRIGTKLGYIGSILVWSLAAMAHALAGSTAGFMVARALLGLGEAGNFPASIKTVAEWFPKKERALAVGIFNSGANVGAVVAPAVVPAIALAAGWQAAFIATGAIGFVWIVAWWLMYDVPTKHPRVNAAELAHIADEPAMAGDAAATDLVADASATGWGSIFRNRAIWGFMAGKLLTDPIWWFFLFWLPSYLSDVYHLDLKKLGLPLILIYLVATFGSVSGGALSSRLIARGWNPTRARQYAMLLFAVCVVPVIAISKMGSMWPVIAILSLAVAAHQAWSANIFTVAADQFPKQVLSRVVGLGTMAGTLGGAMFPLLVGKVLDKYKLAGQLSEGYNQLFYIAGVAYLVAWVMLYLFVFRHAKKTSLPS, from the coding sequence ATGCGCCCCGCCGATATGTCGTCTCCACCCGTTTCGTTGAACCCGACGACTACTCACCCCATGAGTAAGTATCGCTGGACGATCGTTGCACTGCTGTTTGTGGCTACCACGGTCAACTACCTCGACCGGCAGGTGATTAGTCTGCTGAAACCGTTGCTGGCGAAGGAATTCGGCTGGACGGAATCCGACTACGGGGATATCGTCATAGCGTTTACGTTGGCTTACGGGACTAGCACGTTGCTGGTGGGGCATATCATTGACCGGATCGGGACGAAGCTTGGCTATATCGGCTCCATCCTGGTCTGGAGTCTGGCGGCTATGGCCCACGCGCTGGCGGGCAGTACGGCGGGATTCATGGTCGCGCGGGCGTTGCTTGGTCTTGGCGAAGCGGGTAATTTTCCCGCGTCAATCAAGACGGTGGCTGAATGGTTTCCCAAAAAAGAACGGGCATTGGCCGTTGGTATTTTTAACTCCGGGGCCAACGTAGGGGCGGTTGTGGCTCCGGCGGTCGTACCTGCTATTGCGCTGGCGGCAGGCTGGCAGGCCGCTTTCATCGCAACCGGGGCTATCGGCTTTGTCTGGATCGTGGCGTGGTGGCTGATGTACGACGTGCCCACGAAACATCCACGCGTCAACGCGGCCGAACTGGCGCACATTGCCGATGAACCGGCGATGGCTGGCGACGCTGCGGCTACCGATCTGGTTGCCGACGCTTCCGCGACAGGTTGGGGTAGTATTTTCCGCAACCGGGCGATCTGGGGCTTTATGGCGGGTAAACTGCTGACCGACCCCATCTGGTGGTTTTTCCTGTTCTGGCTTCCGTCTTATCTGTCCGACGTATACCACCTCGATCTGAAGAAGCTGGGCCTTCCTCTCATCCTGATTTATCTGGTAGCCACGTTTGGCAGTGTCAGCGGTGGGGCGCTGTCGTCGCGGCTGATCGCGAGAGGCTGGAACCCGACTCGTGCCCGGCAGTACGCCATGCTGCTGTTTGCGGTCTGCGTCGTGCCGGTAATAGCCATTAGTAAGATGGGGAGTATGTGGCCGGTTATCGCTATTCTGTCCCTGGCCGTGGCAGCCCATCAGGCATGGTCGGCTAACATATTCACCGTCGCGGCCGATCAGTTTCCCAAGCAGGTGCTGAGCCGGGTTGTCGGGCTGGGCACGATGGCCGGTACACTCGGCGGAGCAATGTTTCCACTGCTGGTTGGCAAGGTACTGGACAAGTACAAACTGGCCGGGCAGTTGTCGGAAGGGTACAATCAGCTATTCTATATTGCCGGTGTGGCTTATCTGGTCGCCTGGGTCATGCTGTATCTGTTTGTGTTCCGCCACGCGAAAAAGACAAGTCTGCCGAGCTAG
- a CDS encoding alkene reductase translates to MEKQALLEPYQLGPITLTSRVVMAPLTRTRADNPENVPTELHAEYYRQRSSAGLIISEGTQVNPQGVGVHNTPGIFTDAQVDAWKKVTDAVHEAGGHIYCQLWHEGRLSHPEFHGGDLPVAPSAINPNVKIRISSGSVDTVTPRALTVEDIKQTVQDYQKAAANAIAAGFDGVEVHASNGYLLHQFFVGSSNQRTDEYGGSIENRARILFEVLDAIGAVVDFERVGVRMNPDSHGLFGMEIDEQTRPTFEYIVQKLNDYGLAYIHLSEPFTPVDNVPFAIKHIAKHFRPMYSGTLMTNSAYTKESGNEVIEAGYADLVAFGKLFIANPDLVERFAANAPLNEPDPSTFYGSGPKGYTDYPFLHQAQEA, encoded by the coding sequence ATGGAAAAGCAAGCCTTACTGGAGCCGTATCAACTAGGCCCGATTACACTGACAAGCCGGGTCGTGATGGCCCCCCTGACGCGCACCCGCGCCGACAATCCGGAGAACGTACCCACTGAATTACATGCCGAATACTACCGGCAGCGGAGTTCGGCGGGCCTGATTATCAGCGAAGGAACGCAGGTCAACCCGCAGGGCGTGGGCGTACATAACACCCCCGGTATCTTCACCGATGCGCAGGTCGACGCCTGGAAAAAAGTGACCGATGCTGTGCACGAAGCCGGTGGCCATATCTATTGCCAGCTTTGGCACGAAGGGCGGCTGTCGCACCCGGAGTTTCACGGTGGCGATCTGCCGGTGGCTCCGTCGGCGATTAACCCGAACGTAAAAATCAGAATCAGCAGCGGGTCGGTCGATACCGTAACGCCCCGCGCCCTGACGGTCGAAGACATTAAGCAAACTGTACAGGATTACCAGAAAGCCGCTGCCAACGCCATTGCCGCCGGTTTCGACGGTGTGGAAGTGCACGCGTCGAACGGGTATCTGCTGCATCAGTTCTTCGTCGGTTCATCGAATCAGCGTACCGACGAATACGGCGGATCGATCGAAAACCGCGCCCGGATTCTATTCGAAGTGCTCGACGCGATCGGTGCCGTAGTCGATTTTGAGCGCGTTGGTGTACGGATGAACCCCGATTCGCACGGCCTGTTCGGCATGGAAATCGACGAGCAGACCCGCCCAACGTTTGAATACATTGTGCAGAAACTAAACGATTACGGGCTGGCTTATATCCACCTGTCGGAGCCGTTTACGCCAGTCGATAACGTGCCGTTTGCCATCAAACACATCGCGAAGCACTTCCGGCCCATGTACTCCGGTACGCTGATGACCAACAGCGCGTATACGAAGGAGAGCGGCAACGAAGTTATCGAAGCCGGGTACGCCGATCTGGTTGCATTTGGTAAGCTGTTCATCGCCAACCCCGACCTTGTCGAGCGGTTTGCGGCCAATGCTCCGCTCAACGAGCCAGACCCCAGCACCTTCTACGGTAGCGGTCCCAAGGGCTACACCGATTATCCGTTTCTGCATCAGGCGCAGGAAGCGTAA
- a CDS encoding TonB-dependent receptor: MTHLFLYASSLLPTLVVPADTIPQSKADSLRSVQLTEIVVSASRVPEQVLKSAVSIETLNARQIRQSAQPSYFDAIENLKGVQILTSSLGFKVYNTRGFANTTNVRFTQLVDGRDNQAPHIGAPIASALAPSDLDIQRVEVVPGVASALYGMNALNGLANLITRNPFESPGLSIGQKTGINHVGDSQQSAQVYSETSLRYAHVIKQRLAFKVNLVYQRGYDWIANNTMDLNPNGNVSLGLLGADNPAQDPVSSYGNESANRRTLTLGGKRYSVARTGYYEADVTDYRLRNLRGDISVHYRLTPTTEIAYTYQGATLDNVYQRTNRFRLSNYRIDQHSLTLSSPSVQIRAYRTSENTGNSYNLRSMAENIEKAYKTDDKWFADFTTQFNTSTRADRSVPDALRDARTFADAGRPVPHTATFDAEIERLRSINNWDVGAALQVKSWMYHAEGQYEPTKVALRQFRQRTGIDLLAGFDFRRYVVYPDGNYFINPTNPGENLIYGKMGAFVQATRSFVEDRLKLVASLRIDKNTYFDPRLNPRVAAVYSISPEQTVRISYQNGYRFPSLFEAFSNVNSGGVKRVGGLRIMSEGIFEKSYLRSSIDAFQTAINTDVNTNKLTTAQAIEKNKGLLKANPYTYIKPEQVNSFELGYRGLVLKKRLYIDADAYYTIYRNFIAQVEAYVPLGNNADSIPYYLNNRTTQGRYRLWTNAQTTVYNYGASLGLRYSIGGAWSVAGNASLARLDRTSNSDGLEEAFNTPKWITNVSLSNANLWNGVGATVSYKYQSEFLWQSALATGLVPAIHNVDAQVNYRLPKAGLSFKLGGTNLLNQYYYTFIGGPAVGGFYYTSITFETGR; encoded by the coding sequence ATGACTCACCTTTTCCTGTACGCATCCAGTCTGTTACCCACTCTCGTTGTTCCGGCTGATACCATCCCGCAGTCGAAAGCCGATTCGCTACGTTCCGTGCAGCTTACCGAGATTGTCGTGTCGGCGTCGCGGGTGCCGGAGCAGGTGCTGAAATCGGCCGTTAGTATCGAGACGCTCAACGCCCGGCAGATTCGACAGTCGGCCCAGCCGTCGTATTTCGACGCGATTGAAAACCTGAAAGGGGTGCAGATTCTGACGTCGAGTCTGGGGTTTAAAGTGTACAACACGCGGGGTTTTGCGAACACGACCAACGTTCGGTTTACGCAGCTCGTCGACGGGCGCGACAATCAGGCACCGCACATCGGTGCACCCATTGCCAGTGCGTTGGCCCCGTCAGACCTCGATATTCAGCGGGTGGAAGTGGTGCCGGGCGTGGCGTCAGCCCTGTACGGGATGAACGCGCTGAATGGACTGGCCAACCTGATTACCCGTAACCCGTTTGAGTCGCCGGGACTGAGTATTGGCCAGAAAACGGGCATTAACCACGTGGGCGACAGTCAGCAGTCGGCGCAGGTGTATTCCGAAACCAGTCTGCGGTACGCCCACGTCATCAAACAGCGGCTGGCGTTCAAAGTGAATCTGGTGTATCAGCGTGGCTACGACTGGATTGCCAACAATACGATGGATCTGAACCCCAACGGTAACGTGTCGCTCGGCCTGTTGGGGGCCGACAACCCGGCGCAGGATCCCGTCAGTTCGTACGGCAACGAATCGGCCAACCGGCGGACGCTGACGCTGGGCGGCAAACGCTACAGCGTGGCCCGGACGGGGTATTACGAAGCCGACGTGACCGACTACCGGCTGCGTAACCTGCGGGGCGACATCTCCGTACACTACCGCCTGACGCCAACCACCGAAATTGCTTACACGTATCAGGGTGCAACGCTCGACAACGTCTATCAGCGCACCAACCGCTTCCGGCTCAGCAACTACCGAATCGATCAGCACAGCCTGACGCTAAGTTCGCCTTCGGTACAGATTCGGGCGTACCGCACCAGCGAAAATACAGGTAACTCGTACAACCTGCGGTCGATGGCCGAGAACATCGAGAAAGCGTACAAAACCGACGATAAATGGTTTGCGGATTTCACGACCCAGTTCAACACCAGCACCCGCGCCGACCGGTCGGTACCCGACGCCCTGCGCGACGCCCGCACCTTCGCCGACGCGGGTCGGCCGGTACCGCACACGGCTACGTTCGACGCTGAAATTGAGCGGCTGCGGTCGATCAACAACTGGGACGTGGGCGCGGCTTTGCAGGTAAAATCGTGGATGTACCACGCCGAGGGGCAGTACGAGCCGACAAAGGTGGCCCTGCGGCAGTTCCGGCAGCGGACGGGTATCGATCTGCTGGCCGGTTTCGATTTCCGGCGGTACGTCGTTTACCCCGACGGCAATTACTTCATCAATCCCACCAATCCGGGCGAAAACCTGATCTACGGTAAGATGGGCGCGTTTGTGCAGGCGACCCGTTCGTTTGTCGAGGACCGGCTGAAGCTGGTCGCGTCGCTGCGGATCGACAAAAACACCTATTTCGATCCCCGACTTAATCCGCGCGTAGCGGCCGTGTACTCGATCAGTCCCGAGCAGACGGTGCGGATCTCGTACCAGAACGGCTACCGCTTCCCGTCGCTGTTTGAAGCGTTTTCCAACGTTAATTCGGGCGGAGTGAAGCGCGTTGGCGGGCTACGGATTATGTCGGAAGGTATCTTCGAAAAGTCGTACCTGCGTTCGTCGATCGATGCATTCCAGACGGCAATCAATACCGACGTCAACACCAACAAGCTGACTACGGCGCAGGCCATCGAGAAAAACAAAGGGCTGCTGAAAGCCAACCCGTACACCTATATAAAACCGGAGCAGGTCAACAGTTTCGAACTGGGTTACCGGGGGCTGGTGCTGAAAAAGCGGCTGTATATCGATGCTGACGCGTACTACACCATCTACCGCAACTTCATCGCGCAGGTCGAAGCCTACGTGCCGCTGGGCAATAACGCCGACTCGATTCCGTACTACCTCAACAACCGCACGACGCAGGGGCGCTACCGGCTCTGGACCAACGCCCAGACGACGGTTTATAACTACGGAGCCAGCCTGGGTCTACGCTACAGCATCGGCGGGGCGTGGTCGGTGGCGGGAAACGCGTCGCTGGCCCGGCTCGACCGTACCTCGAACAGCGATGGACTGGAAGAAGCCTTCAACACGCCCAAATGGATCACGAACGTCAGTCTGTCGAACGCGAACCTGTGGAACGGGGTGGGGGCCACGGTCAGCTACAAATACCAAAGCGAGTTTTTGTGGCAGTCGGCGCTGGCGACGGGGCTGGTACCGGCTATTCACAATGTCGATGCGCAGGTCAATTACCGCCTGCCAAAAGCGGGCCTTTCGTTTAAGCTGGGCGGAACGAATCTGCTCAATCAGTACTACTACACGTTTATCGGTGGCCCGGCGGTAGGTGGATTTTATTACACGTCAATCACCTTTGAGACAGGCCGTTAG
- a CDS encoding winged helix-turn-helix domain-containing protein has translation MQIQIKGRIWLESQDRFFGIGRLELLTHIQQTGSINQAAKAMNMSYKRAWELVQSMNAQADSPLISTQTGGEKGGGAVVTEEGIKYITYFQGLQTRFEEFIAQEMGRLP, from the coding sequence ATGCAAATACAGATCAAAGGACGTATCTGGCTGGAAAGTCAGGACCGCTTCTTCGGCATTGGTCGACTCGAATTACTGACCCATATCCAGCAAACCGGCTCGATCAATCAGGCGGCCAAAGCGATGAATATGTCGTACAAGCGGGCGTGGGAACTGGTGCAGTCGATGAACGCGCAGGCTGATTCACCCCTCATCAGCACGCAGACCGGTGGCGAAAAAGGCGGAGGGGCTGTCGTAACGGAAGAAGGCATAAAGTACATCACGTATTTCCAGGGGTTACAGACCCGTTTTGAGGAGTTTATAGCGCAGGAGATGGGTCGGTTGCCTTAA
- a CDS encoding glycosyltransferase family 2 protein translates to MSLLLSIVMPAYNEEEVIEVVVKQWTDLLARQFPTDDTRLIVVNDGSRDKTGAILDEIKPRYPKLMVVHQPNGGHGNAVVNGYRQAVVLDSEYVFQTDSDDQFITDDFTKLWAVRDKSPFILGYREERYDAFARLVITRILRLSIAAIYGTYIMDSNIPFRLIRGSFLKKLLAQLPTPTPFAPNIFLAVMAKKAGFNTFDIPITHKERLTGTVSILKWKLLKVCIQSFRELARFRLDLSSKVKALRKPEAVAA, encoded by the coding sequence ATGAGCCTCCTGCTGTCAATTGTAATGCCAGCTTACAACGAAGAAGAAGTTATTGAAGTCGTTGTCAAGCAATGGACAGATTTGTTAGCCCGCCAGTTTCCCACCGACGATACGCGCCTGATCGTTGTCAACGATGGTTCCCGCGATAAAACCGGGGCTATCCTCGACGAAATAAAACCCCGCTATCCTAAACTGATGGTTGTTCATCAGCCAAATGGTGGCCACGGCAACGCCGTTGTTAATGGGTATCGGCAGGCGGTAGTCCTCGATTCGGAATACGTTTTCCAGACCGACAGCGACGATCAGTTCATCACCGATGACTTTACAAAGCTCTGGGCCGTACGCGACAAGTCGCCGTTTATTCTGGGCTACCGCGAGGAACGCTACGATGCGTTTGCCCGGCTGGTTATCACCCGAATTCTGCGCCTGAGCATTGCCGCCATTTACGGAACGTATATTATGGATAGTAATATCCCGTTTCGACTTATCCGGGGTAGTTTCCTGAAAAAACTCCTCGCGCAACTGCCGACGCCAACGCCTTTCGCGCCCAACATTTTCCTGGCCGTAATGGCGAAGAAAGCCGGTTTCAACACGTTCGACATTCCCATTACCCACAAGGAGCGCCTGACAGGTACTGTGTCGATTCTGAAATGGAAGCTGCTCAAAGTATGTATTCAAAGCTTTCGGGAACTGGCCCGGTTTCGGCTGGACCTGAGCAGTAAAGTGAAAGCTCTGCGCAAACCCGAAGCTGTTGCCGCCTAA